One window of the Salvelinus sp. IW2-2015 linkage group LG10, ASM291031v2, whole genome shotgun sequence genome contains the following:
- the LOC111969221 gene encoding PHD finger protein 21A isoform X3 has protein sequence MMELQTLQEALKAEIQVHQKLVSQMKQDPQNADLKKQLHERQAKITALSEKQKKVVEQLRKELLVKQDHPEVQAHQQPQHPVQPDGKASALPNLHTPPSLPSPDKLSTPQNTMTITPGIATKTLPLVLKAATATMPASAVTPRPSVAKVTAISNTPKASIGHPDSLSAPINLQTSSKLTHQGMEPVRIVSKNTIVVQATAQPIKVPQFIPPPRLTPRPTFLTQVRPKPATPTPTSTVPIAPAPPPPMLAAPQLLQRPVMLTTKLTSTSLASTTGPIHQVRVVNGQPCASITKTLPSAQLTGIVITSPATIMATLATHQTLQIRSLSPDTKTVKARGVTEPKTSVSAPSSPSHTARSTPPPLLRNKREDNPQKRAFMVSLGLVTYDHLEEIQSRRQERKRRTTANPVYSGAVFEPERKKNGVTYLNTPLHQGTRKRANEDPLSQVCHENVFLFCSPIFLSFVFVLFCRVSSHPGRPPKYSSVPELGLHTPTSPTSSHSASPAHHRSERGGSHFPVHPHTLPLPRPSSGDGDIHEDFCTVCRRSGQLLMCDTCARVYHLDCLAPPLKTIPRGMWICPKCHDQILMKDEAIPWPGTLAIVHSYIAYKAAKEEEKQKLVKWSLELKQDREQLEQRVKQLSQSITKCMENKNTILARQRDMHNSLEKVKGLVRLIQGINFCPSPEASPPALQTSMTNGGADCASADHTDDTSPEEHKNMTNNSSDDLNNNADRATEEEEKKEEVKEIDNLNSSSLGKTFEPPQTIAPALVDIAEGVK, from the exons AAGAAGGTGGTGGAGCAGCTGAGGAAAGAGCTGCTGGTTAAACAGGATCATCCGGAGGTCCAGGCCCATCAGCAGCCCCAGCACCCAGTGCAGCCTGATGGGAAAGCCTCTGCCCTGCCTAACCTCCACACCCCACCCTCCCTGCCCTCGCCTGACAAACTGAGCACGCCACAG AACACGATGACGATCACCCCGGGCATCGCCACTAAGACTCTACCTCTGGTACTGAAAGCTGCCACCGCTACCATGCCTGCTTCCGCCGTGACGCCGCGACCCTCCGTCGCCAAGGTCACAGCCATCAGCAACACGCCCAAGGCCAGCATAGGTCACCCTGACTCACTGAGTGCACCTATCAACCTTCAGACATCCAGCAAGTTGACCCATCAGGGAATGGAGCCGGTTCGGATAGTTTCCAAGAACACTATTGTT GTGCAGGCCACTGCCCAGCCTATCAAAGTTCCTCAGTTTATCCCTCCGCCTAGACTGACGCCTCGACCTACCTTTCTAACGCAG GTCCGACCTAAACCAGCCACGCCTACGCCCACTTCCACGGTACCCATCGCCCCTGCGCCCCCTCCTCCCATGCTGGCTGCCCCTCAGCTCCTCCAGCGGCCTGTCATGTTGACCACCAAGCTGACCTCCACCTCACTGGCCTCCACCACCGGGCCCATCCACCAGGTACGCGTTGTAAACGGCCAGCCCTGCGCCAGCATCACCAAGACCCTGCCATCTGCCCAGCTGACTGGCATCGTCATCACCTCGCCAGCCACCATTATGGCCACCCTGGCAACTCATCAGACCCTTCAGATCAGAAGCCTCAGCCCTGACACcaag ACTGTTAAAGCTCGGGGTGTTACAGAGCCGAAGACATCGGTCAGTGCGCCCTCCTCCCCTTCACACACCGCTAGAAGCACCCCTCCACCCCTGCTGCGGAACAAGAGAGAGGACAACCCCCAG AAACGTGCTTTCATGGTGTCCTTGGGACTGGTTACATATGACCATCTGGAAG AGATCCAGAGTCGGAGGCAGGAGCGCAAGAGGAGAACAACAGCAAACCCAGTATACAGTGGAGCAGTGTTTGAGCCTGAG CGTAAGAAGAACGGCGTCACATACCTGAACACTCCTCTACACCAAGGCACCAGGAAGAGAG CCAATGAGGACCCCTTGTCACAGGTATGTCAtgagaatgtttttttattttgttctcccattttcctttcttttgtttttgttttgttttgtcgtgTCTCATCTCACCCAGGTCGCCCACCCAAATACAGCAGTGTTCCTGAGCTGGGTCTTCACACCCCAACATCCCCCACCAGCAGTCATTCCGCCTCCCCGGCCCACCACCGGTCAGAGAGGGGGGGCTCTCACTTCCCCGTCCACCCCCACACCCTCCCTCTGCCTAGACCCAGCTCCGGGGAT ggagacatcCATGAGGACTTCTGCACTGTGTGCAGGCGCAGTGGTCAGTTGCTCATGTGTGACACATGTGCACGTGTTTACCATCTGGACTGCCTCGCTCCACCCTTGAAAACCATTCCCAGGGGCATGTGGATCTGCCCCAAATGTCACGACCAG ATTTTGATGAAAGATGAGGCAATCCCATGGCCTGGAACCCTCGCTATTGTTCATTCCTACATTGCATATAAAGCAG CtaaagaggaggagaagcagaaaCTGGTGAAGTGGAGCTTGGAACTGAAGCAGGACAGAGAACARCTAGAACAAAGGGTCAAACAGCTGAGCCAATCCATAACR AAATGCATGGAGAACAAGAACACTATCCTGGCCCGTCAGAGGGACATGCACAACTCCCTGGAGAAGGTCAAGGGCCTGGTGCGTCTCATTCAGGGCATCAACTTCTGCCCATCCCCTGAGGCCTCACCGCCAGCGCTCCAGACCAGCATGACAAATGGAGGAGCAGACTGTGCCAGTGCTGACCACACGGACGACACAAGTCCTGAGGAGCACAAGAACATGACTAACAATAGCAGCGACGACCTGAACAACAACGCGGACAGGGCGaccgaggaggaagagaagaaagaggaagttAAAGAGATTGACAACCTCAACAGCAGCAGCCTTGGCAAAACCTTTGAGCCTCCCCAGACTATAGCACCGGCCCTTGTGGATATAGCAGAGGGGGTCAAataa
- the LOC111969221 gene encoding PHD finger protein 21A isoform X1 yields MQNWMVFKTEDCVKAESCPGLSFRQKGSMMELQTLQEALKAEIQVHQKLVSQMKQDPQNADLKKQLHERQAKITALSEKQKKVVEQLRKELLVKQDHPEVQAHQQPQHPVQPDGKASALPNLHTPPSLPSPDKLSTPQNTMTITPGIATKTLPLVLKAATATMPASAVTPRPSVAKVTAISNTPKASIGHPDSLSAPINLQTSSKLTHQGMEPVRIVSKNTIVVQATAQPIKVPQFIPPPRLTPRPTFLTQVRPKPATPTPTSTVPIAPAPPPPMLAAPQLLQRPVMLTTKLTSTSLASTTGPIHQVRVVNGQPCASITKTLPSAQLTGIVITSPATIMATLATHQTLQIRSLSPDTKTVKARGVTEPKTSVSAPSSPSHTARSTPPPLLRNKREDNPQKRAFMVSLGLVTYDHLEEIQSRRQERKRRTTANPVYSGAVFEPERKKNGVTYLNTPLHQGTRKRANEDPLSQVCHENVFLFCSPIFLSFVFVLFCRVSSHPGRPPKYSSVPELGLHTPTSPTSSHSASPAHHRSERGGSHFPVHPHTLPLPRPSSGDGDIHEDFCTVCRRSGQLLMCDTCARVYHLDCLAPPLKTIPRGMWICPKCHDQILMKDEAIPWPGTLAIVHSYIAYKAAKEEEKQKLVKWSLELKQDREQLEQRVKQLSQSITKCMENKNTILARQRDMHNSLEKVKGLVRLIQGINFCPSPEASPPALQTSMTNGGADCASADHTDDTSPEEHKNMTNNSSDDLNNNADRATEEEEKKEEVKEIDNLNSSSLGKTFEPPQTIAPALVDIAEGVK; encoded by the exons AAGAAGGTGGTGGAGCAGCTGAGGAAAGAGCTGCTGGTTAAACAGGATCATCCGGAGGTCCAGGCCCATCAGCAGCCCCAGCACCCAGTGCAGCCTGATGGGAAAGCCTCTGCCCTGCCTAACCTCCACACCCCACCCTCCCTGCCCTCGCCTGACAAACTGAGCACGCCACAG AACACGATGACGATCACCCCGGGCATCGCCACTAAGACTCTACCTCTGGTACTGAAAGCTGCCACCGCTACCATGCCTGCTTCCGCCGTGACGCCGCGACCCTCCGTCGCCAAGGTCACAGCCATCAGCAACACGCCCAAGGCCAGCATAGGTCACCCTGACTCACTGAGTGCACCTATCAACCTTCAGACATCCAGCAAGTTGACCCATCAGGGAATGGAGCCGGTTCGGATAGTTTCCAAGAACACTATTGTT GTGCAGGCCACTGCCCAGCCTATCAAAGTTCCTCAGTTTATCCCTCCGCCTAGACTGACGCCTCGACCTACCTTTCTAACGCAG GTCCGACCTAAACCAGCCACGCCTACGCCCACTTCCACGGTACCCATCGCCCCTGCGCCCCCTCCTCCCATGCTGGCTGCCCCTCAGCTCCTCCAGCGGCCTGTCATGTTGACCACCAAGCTGACCTCCACCTCACTGGCCTCCACCACCGGGCCCATCCACCAGGTACGCGTTGTAAACGGCCAGCCCTGCGCCAGCATCACCAAGACCCTGCCATCTGCCCAGCTGACTGGCATCGTCATCACCTCGCCAGCCACCATTATGGCCACCCTGGCAACTCATCAGACCCTTCAGATCAGAAGCCTCAGCCCTGACACcaag ACTGTTAAAGCTCGGGGTGTTACAGAGCCGAAGACATCGGTCAGTGCGCCCTCCTCCCCTTCACACACCGCTAGAAGCACCCCTCCACCCCTGCTGCGGAACAAGAGAGAGGACAACCCCCAG AAACGTGCTTTCATGGTGTCCTTGGGACTGGTTACATATGACCATCTGGAAG AGATCCAGAGTCGGAGGCAGGAGCGCAAGAGGAGAACAACAGCAAACCCAGTATACAGTGGAGCAGTGTTTGAGCCTGAG CGTAAGAAGAACGGCGTCACATACCTGAACACTCCTCTACACCAAGGCACCAGGAAGAGAG CCAATGAGGACCCCTTGTCACAGGTATGTCAtgagaatgtttttttattttgttctcccattttcctttcttttgtttttgttttgttttgtcgtgTCTCATCTCACCCAGGTCGCCCACCCAAATACAGCAGTGTTCCTGAGCTGGGTCTTCACACCCCAACATCCCCCACCAGCAGTCATTCCGCCTCCCCGGCCCACCACCGGTCAGAGAGGGGGGGCTCTCACTTCCCCGTCCACCCCCACACCCTCCCTCTGCCTAGACCCAGCTCCGGGGAT ggagacatcCATGAGGACTTCTGCACTGTGTGCAGGCGCAGTGGTCAGTTGCTCATGTGTGACACATGTGCACGTGTTTACCATCTGGACTGCCTCGCTCCACCCTTGAAAACCATTCCCAGGGGCATGTGGATCTGCCCCAAATGTCACGACCAG ATTTTGATGAAAGATGAGGCAATCCCATGGCCTGGAACCCTCGCTATTGTTCATTCCTACATTGCATATAAAGCAG CtaaagaggaggagaagcagaaaCTGGTGAAGTGGAGCTTGGAACTGAAGCAGGACAGAGAACARCTAGAACAAAGGGTCAAACAGCTGAGCCAATCCATAACR AAATGCATGGAGAACAAGAACACTATCCTGGCCCGTCAGAGGGACATGCACAACTCCCTGGAGAAGGTCAAGGGCCTGGTGCGTCTCATTCAGGGCATCAACTTCTGCCCATCCCCTGAGGCCTCACCGCCAGCGCTCCAGACCAGCATGACAAATGGAGGAGCAGACTGTGCCAGTGCTGACCACACGGACGACACAAGTCCTGAGGAGCACAAGAACATGACTAACAATAGCAGCGACGACCTGAACAACAACGCGGACAGGGCGaccgaggaggaagagaagaaagaggaagttAAAGAGATTGACAACCTCAACAGCAGCAGCCTTGGCAAAACCTTTGAGCCTCCCCAGACTATAGCACCGGCCCTTGTGGATATAGCAGAGGGGGTCAAataa